A segment of the Candidatus Nitrososphaera gargensis Ga9.2 genome:
GAAATGGCGATAGCCGGCTCAACTGGCTTTAAAGTCGATCTTGACGCAGTTCCAAACTCGTGCGACAGGATGGATGATCTACTGTTCTCTGAATCACATTCCAGGTACATCGTTGGCACAAAAGAGCCGGAGAAGGTCCGCAAGGCACTGTCGTCGGCAGGCGTGACCTTTGCACAGATAGGAAGCGCTACTAGTGCTGTCAAGTTTACCAAAGGCAAGAAAAAGGTAATCAGGCTGACCCTGAAGCAGTTGCAGACAAGCTTTTACTCGCTTGGAAAAGTGATGCAGCGATGAAGATACATTTTTTAACGCTTAGGGCTAAACCTAGTACATCTTGTTGGGGTGGCGGCATTGGTTCATGAAAACTGCGGCGTAGTGGGCATATTTTCGCTTGATGGACACAACGTCATACCTTTTGTAATAGATTCACTGCGCGCTCTCCAGCACAGGGGACAAGAGGCGTGGGGCATTGCAGTCCCCGGCAAGTCGCCTTTCCGGAGACTGGGGCTCATTTCCTCTGCAGCGGCCGAGTTTCCGACGGTCGTGAAAAAGTACAAGTCCCATGCAGCAATCGGCCATGTAAGATATTCGACGCTTGGCAAGAGCACGCTTGAGAACGCCCAGCCGCTCAAGGTAAAAGACCTGTGCGTGGCGCACAACGGCACCATTGCCAACGTAGAAGAGCTGTCAGGCATGGTAGGCGGCTGCACGTTCACTCCACAGACAATGAGCGACACGCTGGTTGCAGCCCAGCGCCTCGTCATGCACCTTGCAGACAAGGAGGACATGGCAGAGGCGATGCACATCTTGAAGGGGGAGATGGTCGGCTCGTTCTGCTTTACATTTCTGACCGATGGTGGCTCTGTATATGCGGCAAGGGATCCGCGTGGCTTCCGCCCACTTGTCCTTGGCCACCACCGCGAGACCAACACCTACATGGTGGCTTCAGAGTCGTGCGCGCTGGCGGCAGTTGGCGCGCAGCTCGTGCGCGATGTCGAGCCGGGCGAGCTTGTAAAAATGAGCAAAGGCGGCATCAGCTCGCAGCAGTTTGCAAACGAAAAGCCACATGCCCACTGCGCGTTTGAGTACACCTACTTTGCGCACCCTTCTAGCATAATGGAGGGGATCAATATTTATGCCGCAAGGAAAAGGATTGGACAGTTTCTGGCGAGAAAATTCCCGATAACAAATGCAGACGTTGTAGTTCCAGTGCCCGACTCGGCAAGGCCCGCAGCACTTGGCTACGCGCAAGAACTTGGATTGCCCTTTGAAGAAGGCCTGCTCAAGGACAGATACAGCAGAAAGGGCTCCATGAGAAGTTTCATCGAGCCGTACCAGAGCGACAGGGTCGAGATAAACAAGGGCATAATACCGATCCAGGAAGTGGTCGAAGGCAAGCACGTGATAGTAGTTGATGACAGCATCGTGAGGGGCACGAGCTCGGCAGAGATAATCAAGACGCTACGCATGGTCGGGGCAAGCAGGGTCAGCCTCGTTGTCACATATCCGCCTATTCGCTACCCGTGCTACGCCGGCATCGACTTCCCTTCGCAGGAAGAGCTGGTCGCCTACCAGCACGGCGTGACTGAAGACTCTAACGCGACTATAGGCGCGCGCGTTTCTCAGGTGATAGGCGCAGACCATATTGCATACAACGATACTTCCAACCTTGCAAAGGCAATCGGCATGCCAGAGGAGGAGCTCTGCTTTACATGTTCCACGGGCAACTATGCGCCCCTTGGTATCAGGCCGGTGTTCAAGTCAAGAATCCAGATGAAAGGCGAATAACCACTTGCTTATTCGTTGTCTAGCCTAAGTATTCTTTCTGGAATTAACTGTTGATGCAGCAAAGCCTAGTCCAAAAATTGGAATAAAGACTGCCAATATTTTTGTGGCAATCAACTTGTCTTATGCAC
Coding sequences within it:
- the purF gene encoding amidophosphoribosyltransferase; the encoded protein is MVHENCGVVGIFSLDGHNVIPFVIDSLRALQHRGQEAWGIAVPGKSPFRRLGLISSAAAEFPTVVKKYKSHAAIGHVRYSTLGKSTLENAQPLKVKDLCVAHNGTIANVEELSGMVGGCTFTPQTMSDTLVAAQRLVMHLADKEDMAEAMHILKGEMVGSFCFTFLTDGGSVYAARDPRGFRPLVLGHHRETNTYMVASESCALAAVGAQLVRDVEPGELVKMSKGGISSQQFANEKPHAHCAFEYTYFAHPSSIMEGINIYAARKRIGQFLARKFPITNADVVVPVPDSARPAALGYAQELGLPFEEGLLKDRYSRKGSMRSFIEPYQSDRVEINKGIIPIQEVVEGKHVIVVDDSIVRGTSSAEIIKTLRMVGASRVSLVVTYPPIRYPCYAGIDFPSQEELVAYQHGVTEDSNATIGARVSQVIGADHIAYNDTSNLAKAIGMPEEELCFTCSTGNYAPLGIRPVFKSRIQMKGE